A window of Candidatus Poribacteria bacterium genomic DNA:
TGGACGACATAGATGAACCACGTCACGAAGGTGGAGATGACCTTTGCATCAAGCCATCTCCACGGGACATCTCGGATATATTGGGTCCAAAGGCTGCCGACGATAACGCCCATTGTGAGCAGAATTACACCGAGAATTGTGCAGCGATACCCAAGCTCATCGGAAGTCCCGAGAGAAGGAAGGAGATTGTCAAGGAGTGCGTCCGTCTTCTGGCGAATCTTCCGCTCCGTCATCAGGTACATCAGCCCAAATCCAAACGCGGCGATAAACGCTGCATAGGCGAGGAAAATAAGTGTGGTATGCGCCAGAAGCCAATAGTTTTGCAACGGTTCCGGGAGTGCAGCGGTGTGCGTGGCGAAACTATACGAAATGAGGATAGCAATGAATGCAACAGGCATCACAAAACTACCGAGTGTGCGGAGATGCGTCAAACGCACGATGATGAGATAGATGAGTGTGATTGCCCATGCAAAGAAGGCAGTGGAGTCGGTCCAGTGCGTCATCGGAAAATGCCCTTGTTGGAGCCACCAGAGCGCGATAAAGAGGGTCAGAAAAGCAAAACCGATGCTGGTGCTCCAAAAAGCGATTCGTTCAATTGTCGGACGGATCACCGCCGCTCCGGATCTGTTGCCGATAGCCAGCGAAAGGGTTTGAAAAATGCTCGCTGCTAAGTATATTAGAAGGGTGAGGAGAAACAGAAAATTTATCATACGCTGTACTTTTTGAAACCATCAGGGCACACAGCAGGTGAATAATATGCCTCTCCGTTAGTCTTTTTCATTCGTTTTCATTTTCGCTGTTGACGAGTTGTGCCTGAAGGCGTTCTAACTCAGCCTCCACAGCCTGTCGCCGTTCCGTTTCCTCTCTGGCGAGTCTTTCTGCCACCTGTCGCCGTTCTGCTTCTTCTCTGGCGAGTCTTTCTGCCACCTGTCGCCGTTCTGCTTCTTCTTCTATCAACGTTTCTGCTGACACTCGTAGGTGATGTTCTTCCATGGAAGTTGTAATAGCGGTGCCATCAGGAAGATACGGACGCAAAAGCCGCAGCTCCCACTCCTCATGCAGCTCCCAGCGAAAATAAAGATTTAATGACGCACTGAACAAACCATCATCAGCATCTTCTTCAATCTCAACGATGTCCCCTAATGCATCCCGTCGCCACCCCCGAAATTCTATAGGGCGATTCATATCGGGTTGATGAATGAAATACTCCGCAACCCCCATATCGCGCAGATACACCTCAACTTTTTCATGCCGGTCCTCAGACGCTGTTGTATCTGAAAGGAACTCAAAAACTGCTGTAGGGACGGTGCCTTCTGCCCAAGTATAAAAACTCCTTCGTAACGGAAGTTTCGCGGCACCGAGGGCGACATACACATCGGGAGCGACGACCTTTCTGATATCGCCTTCTCGGTAATAGATAAAGTTGTCCATACCGACATGGATATGCGGGTGCGCCTGAAAATATCGTAAGAACTGGTCAAATAAGCTATGCATCTGCATCCCATGAAATTCGCCTGCTGGCATAGGTTCATCGTCCTCATAAGGGTAGCCTTGGATGTAAACGGTCGGTCTTCCACTCGCTTTTGGAAAGACAGGCATATACTTTCTTTGCTTGAGCTCAAAATCGTTTAGCGTATTCATGATTTTCTTCCTTTGCCTATCGGGACAGGGATGTCACTCATCCACGTAAGATGGTTAAAGCAGTTCTCAACCGTTTTGAAAATCTTTAAAAAAACGCGCTTTTTCGTTTCTGGGCAATTTTAACAACCCTTGTCCGCTTTGTCAAGCAGTTTGGCGGTAAAGGTGTTGGCGCGTTCCAAGTTGCCGTTCCGAACCCAGTTGAAAAGGCATTCGGCAGAACATTCAGGATTTGTGAGACCGAGACAGCATGTTGTAGGAGGGGTTTGTAACCCCGATACCGCATCTTCAACGGTATTGATGAGTGTTTCAAAGAAATCGGCACGCTTTTTAGGCGTTGGAAAAGCCTTGAGAATCTCAGAGCGGCGTGTTCCAAGGAATTCAATAAATGCACCGTAACCGCTGTTTTCAAACCGGTTTGCGAGTTTTTTATGCAGGCGTTTCACCTTGTCAATGCTTGCGCTGCTCCGAGCCGATATACTGATTATTAGATTGTCATCTATTATGAGTTCAGGAGTGAAGTGGGTGCCAGCATCTGGTTCATCAAGGTATTCTCGAATGAAAGTACCTTCACTTCCATAAGACGCGCTTACAGCAAAAGATTTATCTGCAATCACAAGGAATGCATCTTCAAAGTGATGCGGTTCCATTTCGTCGGGTGTCGGACCTAACACAGACGCACCACACTGATGTAGCAATGAGATACGGCGTTCAATTTCTGGCGTTCTTTCTTCACAGAAGACGATACATGTGCGATTTTCCAATAGGAGATAGACTGGATAGGGCAGTCCCTGATTTTCGATCGGTACCGGTTCGCCATCTTCGTATCCGAGTGTGTATAACGAAGTGGCGTTCAGCATCTGCTCAAGATATTCACGGATACGGCGACTCGTCGCTGGGCTTTTGCCACTCGTTGAGATGCTCAGCATGAGGTCGCCATCGGTTACGACAGAAGCAGCGGCAAAGGTGCATTGGGGGATAACATCAACAACATTGACTAAGTGAATTTTATTTTTTTCGTGCGCTTCTGTGAAAACAGCACTATTAATATCAGTGAAATCGGTGGCTGCACAGACGAGAAAATAGCCTTCTGTATCGCCAGATTTCAGCTGCCGCTTGTGCCAGCGGATTGTGCCGATATCTGAAAGGAAGGTTAGTAATTCCGTTGCGTCTGGACTGATTACGGTGACATCGCCACCACTGAGCAGCATAGCGACGACTTTCCGCTCCGCGACGGTGCCACCACCGACAACGAGGCATTTCCGGTCCTGAAGGTTTATGTATGAAGGATAAAACATCTTAATGGTTGTCAGCCGTCAGTTGTTAGTTTGCCTCGCAGTGAGAGTTAAGAGGGGTTTTGGTTAATCAAGCCTTTCTTTAACCGAAAACTATCCGTCATGACTCGCGTGAAACGACGTGGTCTGCGAGTTCTGCTAAGGCGGTCCGGGCAGGTGTTTCAGGAAAGATTGCTAACGCTGCTTTGGCGCGGTCAGCGTAGCCTTGGGCAACTTTCAGACAATGAGGCTCAACACCGTAGCGTTGGAACAGAGATTCGACAAAAGCGATTGCCTCGGTTTCATCCGTGTCAGGGTGCAGCATTTTTTCAAGCATCTGCTTCTCACTGTCATTGCAGACCGTTCGCGCATAGATAATAGGAAATGTGAGTTTTCCCTCGCGGAGGTCACCGAACGCATCTTTCCCCAACTTATCAGAATCTTCTGTGAAATCAAGCAGGTCATCCACAATCTGGAAAGCGGTTCCGATCTGTTGTCCATAGACTGTGAGTGCCTCGATCTGCTGTGTATCTGTTGGGTTTCCGAGATGCGCACCAAGGGTGCAGGACGCAGCGATCAGTTTGCCGGTTTTGAAACTGATAATCTTGAGGTACTCGTCTTCGGAGATGTCAAAATCACCGCTCTTATATGCGTGTATAACCTCACCTTCACACATCGCCTGCGTCGTATCGGCGAGGATCGCCATCGCTGGATCATCAGAGCGGCGAGCCACAAGCATAGAAAGGACCCGGGCATGCAGGTAATCTCCGACGAGGACAGCGACCTTATTACCCCATTTCGTCTGTAACGTTTCACGCCCACGGCGGATCGCAGCTTCGTCAAGTACATCGTCATGAACGAGCGATGCAACATGGATGAGTTCCACAACAGCAGCAAGTGTGTGTGCATCGCTGCCTTGATAGCCGCAGACTTTGGCAGAAAGCACAACGAGAATCGGACGGAGTCGTTTACCGCCACCCTCTACAACATGTTGGACCGCCAGGTCAACAAAAGTGTATTCGCTCGCGGTATGCTCGGTGAGTTTCGCTTCAATAGCACTGAGGTCGTCGGCAATTAATTCAACAATTTGATCGAAGTTGGACATAATGTAATGGTTTTCGGTTTTAATAGTTGTCAGTTTTCAGTACGATTTTTCTGCGAAAAATCTTTCAGTTATCGCTTAAGAACTTGTAATGGTTACCTTTCCTGTTCCTGCCACAAGAGACCTCTTTAACTGATAATTGACAACTATTAAGAGAGATTCGTCAGTACCTGTGTTGCGGCTTCAATGGTTGCGTTGATATCCTCGTCGGAGTGGACTAAGGAGACAAATCCTGCCTCAAATTGGGACGGGGCAACATAGATGCCACGCTCTACGAGTCCCCAAAAATATTGCTGGTAACGTTCAGTATCCGCTGTGCGGGCACCATCAGCATCCGTGACGGTTTCCGATGTAAAGTAGAGCATCAACATCGACCCGACTCGACTATGCCACGCATCAATGCCGTGTTTTTGGGTTACCTCAGCGAGACCTTCCGCGAGAGCAGCCGCACTGCTTTCGAGGTGTTCATAAACCCCCGGTTCAGCGAGCTTTTTCAGGGTTGTTATCCCTGCGGTAACGGCTAACGGATTGCCGGACAGTGTCCCTGCCTGATAGACATCGCCTTCCGGTGCCACACACCTCATGATGTCCTGTTTTCCACCGTACGCTCCAACAGGCAAACCACCCCCGATAATCTTTCCTAAACAGGTCATATCAGGCGTAACGTTGTAGTAGAATTGGGCACCGCCATAAGCCACCCGAAAACCGGTGATGACTTCATCGAAGATAAGCACAATGCCGTATTCTTCAGTGATCTCACGGAGTTGATTGAGGTAACCCTCATGTGGTGGGATGATGCCCATATTGCCCATAATCGGTTCGAGAATGAGACAGGCAATTTCGTCCGGATTGGCTTCCACTGCTTCGCGTACAGCCTCAGGGTCGTTAAAAGGCACGGTGAGCGTATTGCGTGCGAAATCTTCCGGGACACCACCGCTATCAGAAAGGCCAAATGTCGCGACACCCGAGCCAGCTTTTGCCAATAGGTAATCCACATGACCGTGATAGCAGCCATCGATTTTGAGGATTTTATCACGACCAGTGTATCCACGAGCGACACGGATTGCGCTCATCGTTGCTTCGGTGCCAGAGTTGACAAGGCGTACCTGTTCAATCGAAGGCACCGCGTTTACAATGGTTTCGGCGAGTTCTGTCTCTCGTGTCGTCGGTGCCCCAAAACTGGTCCCGTCCAATGCTGTCGAACGAATAGCCTCTATAACACTCGGATGTGCATGCCCCAAAACCAACGGACCCCAAGAAGCAACATAATCAATGTATTCGTTTCCATCAATGTCGTATACTTTTGAACCCTCGCCGCGGGCAATGAAACGGGGATGTCCACCGACTTTGCTGAAGTTTCGGACAGGACTATTGACTCCGCCGGGGATAAATTGTTGTGATTTTTGCCATGCGGCTAAGGATTTACTACTCTCCAAAGCGTTTCCTCCAAAATTTTTAATAGTTTTAACCATCAACTCGCGCTTTCGCGAAAGTATCTGTAGACGAGTTGATGGTTAAAGTCGTCAGTTGTCGGTTATCAGTGAAGAAGTTTTCTTATAACAATTCATTTCCACTTGGCGTACTTCAAGTTCAGGTAAAGTGTTGCAATCTGCTCTTAATTCTCACTGCGAGGCAAACTGATAGCCGATGACTGATAACTATTTAGTCTTTTAGCCACTCTACAACTGACTTTGCGAAATAGGTTAAAATCATATCAGCACCTGCGCGCTTGATACTGTTGAGTACTTCCAAAGCGACCCGTTCCTCGTCTACCCAACCGTTCTGCGCCGCTGCTTTAATCATGGCGTATTCACCGCTGACGTTGTAAGCGGCAACAGGCACCTGAAATTCTGTTTTGACCCGATGAATGACATCCAGATAGGAGAGGGCAGGTTTCACCATAAGAACGTCCGCGCCCTCTTGAATGTCCAATGCAACCTCACGCAATGCTTCCTCTGCATTTGCCGGATCCATCTGATAGGAACGTCGGTCACCAAACTGGGGTGTAGATTCCGCCGCTTCACGAAAAGGTCCGTAAAAGGCAGAAGCATATTTGGCAGAATATGCCATAATCGGGACGGTTTCATACCCGTTTTCGTCCAACGCCTCGCGAATTGCCCCGACACGACCATCCATCATATCTGAAGGCGCGATGACATCGGCACCGGCGCGGGCATGCGATAGACTCTCCTTAACGAGCAACTCCAGTGTTGGATCGTTTTGTACTTCGCCAGCCTCAATGACACCGCAATGCCCGTGATCGGTGTATTCACAGAGACAGACATCTGTCATCACAAGCAGATCAGGCACGGCATCTTTAATTGCTCGGACCGCCTGCTGAATGATACCGTCGTCGGCGTATGCCTCAGTACCGAGTGCGTCTTTCGCCTCTGGAATTCCGAAGAGGATTGTTCCGGGGATTCCGAGTGCGGCGAGTTCTTTTGCAGCAGTGACGAGGGTGTCAACAGAGTATTGGTAACATCCAGGCATTGCTGAAATTTCGGTTGTGGTATTATGTCCATGAACGACGAACATCGGATAGATGAGATCATCAACAGAGAGCGTTGTCTCACGAATCAGCCGCCGCAGGTTCTCATTCGCGCGAAGTCGCCTTGGACGATAGACAGGGAAGGTGCTCATTCTGCCTCCGAGGGCGAGCCTGTGATTTCATACCGTATCAACTCAAGGGTTTGGTCTTCGGGGCCTTCTAATCCGAAGGCTTCATTCTGCTCAGGCTTTTCGTGTACGTGCTCAAATTTGACAATACCGACATTAGGTGCCAACCAGATAGTCGTTACAGTTACATCGTTCTGTTCTTGCGGTCCCGGTTGTTGTGGAACCTCCACAGACAGAACTGTTTCTGTTGTGGCATCCGTTCGGTATTCAATTACCAAACAGTCTTCAAAAGTGCCAGCTTCTGTTTCCACCGTTTCTGTTCCAGTGACATTCCCTGTTTCTACAAGAGTGGTAAAGGTTTTAACAGTCTGCATCGAGCCACCCGGTAACTCCATAGGTGCCCCTTGGATATCAATTGTCATGGTTAGCACAACATTTATCTCAACAGCTGGCCACTCTTCATTGAAAGTTGCGGGTGTTGGTAGGAAATAGAAGAAGTCTTGGGATTCTACCTCAACATCGTAATCTATGTCGAATGAGATATTTAACCCCTCTGGGACTTGCTCCTGCATCCCTTGTTGCATTACCGCCATTAACTCTTCCATCTGTTTCATTGTGGCTGCCTTGAGACCGTTCTCAATTTCATCGCCCACAAAGAACGCTATCCAGTCATCACCAACTTGGTAGAAATAGGGGTGAACGTAATGCTCAAATTCCGCCCAGTCTTCCAACGGAGGATCATAACTGAAGGCGCGATAGGTTTCACCATCAATATCCTCTGGCTCTATCGCGTAGCGGGTTACCTCATCACCATTCTGATCTTGGTAAACCCAGTAACTGCCGACTGCATCTGGAAAGTAGTAATTCGCCCATTCATTTCCCATCGATGTCACACTGAAACCAAAGATGAGTAAAAGAACAAAAATAGGTCGCAATTTTTTAAACATGAGAAACTCCTCTTGTATTTTGTATTTTCTCCAATTAAAGTATACAGAATCCCATCGCAAACGGCAAGGAAAATTGACGCATAGCACTGTAGTAGATGCGCCACTTAGCGTTTCTCATATTCAAAGGGGAAGATAACAGGTGCCCCGTTGTTTGACCATGAACGTGCCATCGCAACATCAATCTCCCGATCCTTACGACCGTTGTAAGCACCATATTCAGGCTCTGTGTCGTTGCGAACGGCATTGACGAGACTCATCAGTTCCGATGCAACAGTGATCTCACCGTCACTGAGTGGATAATTTTGCAGTGGATTCTCCCACACCACTTGGGGTTCAGTATCAGCAACAAGCGCGGCTAAGGTTTCGTAGCCGTCAACAGTATTCGTTCTACGTGAGATGTTAATTGCACGCTGCTCATCAGCATCTTCATTCAAGATGACGGCATCATTTCGGAAACACATCCCGCGTTCTGCATAGAACTTCGAGCCGTTAAAGCCTCGCAGGGGCGAGCCGTAGGAGAGACTACTGAAATTGAAAATCCCAACAGCACCGTCTGCAAACTCAATGACAGCATGTTGCCAATCCTCAGTGTCGCGCTTGGGCTGTCCTTGCCGCCAGATGTGGTCCTGGACATCATACCCTTTTCGGAAACCGTAAACCTGCACGGGTTCATTGTCAAAACCGACGTAGCTGCGGATAAGCCCAATACCGTGATAGCCGTGCCCTCGGAAGTCATTGTAGGCGACGTTGACCTTGCCGAAGACCCCTGCGAGAATCATTTCCCGTTTTATTCGCTCCGTAGGTACCCGGTAATAGTTTTCGTTGACTTCCAATTTTATGCCGTTCGCCTGTGCGGACGCGATCATCTTGTCTGCCCATCCGAGATCGGTATCAATCGGTGTTTCAGTGCAATAACTGACACCCCGTTCAGAACAAAGCAAGCCCGGAATATGATTGTTGCTGGGTGTAATCACGATTGCGCAGATATCAGGTTTCACCGTGTCCAACATCTGCTCAGTGTCTGTGTAAGCAGGGGTGTTGTATTTCTCACCCTGTTCAGTAACACTCTCTTCGCGTGGATCGCAAACGGCGACGAGTTCTAAGTCGTCTGTCAACTTTGAGATAAGGGGAAGGTAGGTTCCTGCACCGCGTCTGCCTGTACCAATATGCGCGATTTTGAGTTTATCCACGGCTTTCTCCTTCTGGCTTATAGATTGGAGTTTACTTCTACTATTCCACTTGGAACCAATGGCTCCGCTCGAAAAGACCATCCAGATAGATTTTAACGAGCCAGTAGCCTGTATCCTCCGGTAGGTCCATGTAAAACCACGTAATTTTATCGCCGGTTGTTGACGTAAGGGTCTTTTCCTCACTCCAGGAGGGCGTACCGTCTAAGTCATCATCTGGTGAGTACCATGAGACTTCAACGGTATGTTGTTTTGTGATATTCGTCCATAGCATCCATAAGAACACTCGGTCGTCAACATCAAT
This region includes:
- a CDS encoding Gfo/Idh/MocA family oxidoreductase, giving the protein MDKLKIAHIGTGRRGAGTYLPLISKLTDDLELVAVCDPREESVTEQGEKYNTPAYTDTEQMLDTVKPDICAIVITPSNNHIPGLLCSERGVSYCTETPIDTDLGWADKMIASAQANGIKLEVNENYYRVPTERIKREMILAGVFGKVNVAYNDFRGHGYHGIGLIRSYVGFDNEPVQVYGFRKGYDVQDHIWRQGQPKRDTEDWQHAVIEFADGAVGIFNFSSLSYGSPLRGFNGSKFYAERGMCFRNDAVILNEDADEQRAINISRRTNTVDGYETLAALVADTEPQVVWENPLQNYPLSDGEITVASELMSLVNAVRNDTEPEYGAYNGRKDREIDVAMARSWSNNGAPVIFPFEYEKR
- the hemB gene encoding porphobilinogen synthase, whose product is MSTFPVYRPRRLRANENLRRLIRETTLSVDDLIYPMFVVHGHNTTTEISAMPGCYQYSVDTLVTAAKELAALGIPGTILFGIPEAKDALGTEAYADDGIIQQAVRAIKDAVPDLLVMTDVCLCEYTDHGHCGVIEAGEVQNDPTLELLVKESLSHARAGADVIAPSDMMDGRVGAIREALDENGYETVPIMAYSAKYASAFYGPFREAAESTPQFGDRRSYQMDPANAEEALREVALDIQEGADVLMVKPALSYLDVIHRVKTEFQVPVAAYNVSGEYAMIKAAAQNGWVDEERVALEVLNSIKRAGADMILTYFAKSVVEWLKD
- the ccsA gene encoding cytochrome c biogenesis protein CcsA produces the protein MINFLFLLTLLIYLAASIFQTLSLAIGNRSGAAVIRPTIERIAFWSTSIGFAFLTLFIALWWLQQGHFPMTHWTDSTAFFAWAITLIYLIIVRLTHLRTLGSFVMPVAFIAILISYSFATHTAALPEPLQNYWLLAHTTLIFLAYAAFIAAFGFGLMYLMTERKIRQKTDALLDNLLPSLGTSDELGYRCTILGVILLTMGVIVGSLWTQYIRDVPWRWLDAKVISTFVTWFIYVVQIGLRQFWGWHGRRAAYAAILGFVAVLCTYVGVDLFLDSMHTYR
- the hemL gene encoding glutamate-1-semialdehyde 2,1-aminomutase, producing the protein MESSKSLAAWQKSQQFIPGGVNSPVRNFSKVGGHPRFIARGEGSKVYDIDGNEYIDYVASWGPLVLGHAHPSVIEAIRSTALDGTSFGAPTTRETELAETIVNAVPSIEQVRLVNSGTEATMSAIRVARGYTGRDKILKIDGCYHGHVDYLLAKAGSGVATFGLSDSGGVPEDFARNTLTVPFNDPEAVREAVEANPDEIACLILEPIMGNMGIIPPHEGYLNQLREITEEYGIVLIFDEVITGFRVAYGGAQFYYNVTPDMTCLGKIIGGGLPVGAYGGKQDIMRCVAPEGDVYQAGTLSGNPLAVTAGITTLKKLAEPGVYEHLESSAAALAEGLAEVTQKHGIDAWHSRVGSMLMLYFTSETVTDADGARTADTERYQQYFWGLVERGIYVAPSQFEAGFVSLVHSDEDINATIEAATQVLTNLS
- a CDS encoding bifunctional precorrin-2 dehydrogenase/sirohydrochlorin ferrochelatase, whose protein sequence is MFYPSYINLQDRKCLVVGGGTVAERKVVAMLLSGGDVTVISPDATELLTFLSDIGTIRWHKRQLKSGDTEGYFLVCAATDFTDINSAVFTEAHEKNKIHLVNVVDVIPQCTFAAASVVTDGDLMLSISTSGKSPATSRRIREYLEQMLNATSLYTLGYEDGEPVPIENQGLPYPVYLLLENRTCIVFCEERTPEIERRISLLHQCGASVLGPTPDEMEPHHFEDAFLVIADKSFAVSASYGSEGTFIREYLDEPDAGTHFTPELIIDDNLIISISARSSASIDKVKRLHKKLANRFENSGYGAFIEFLGTRRSEILKAFPTPKKRADFFETLINTVEDAVSGLQTPPTTCCLGLTNPECSAECLFNWVRNGNLERANTFTAKLLDKADKGC
- a CDS encoding polyprenyl synthetase family protein, encoding MSNFDQIVELIADDLSAIEAKLTEHTASEYTFVDLAVQHVVEGGGKRLRPILVVLSAKVCGYQGSDAHTLAAVVELIHVASLVHDDVLDEAAIRRGRETLQTKWGNKVAVLVGDYLHARVLSMLVARRSDDPAMAILADTTQAMCEGEVIHAYKSGDFDISEDEYLKIISFKTGKLIAASCTLGAHLGNPTDTQQIEALTVYGQQIGTAFQIVDDLLDFTEDSDKLGKDAFGDLREGKLTFPIIYARTVCNDSEKQMLEKMLHPDTDETEAIAFVESLFQRYGVEPHCLKVAQGYADRAKAALAIFPETPARTALAELADHVVSRES